In Salinigranum marinum, one DNA window encodes the following:
- a CDS encoding mechanosensitive ion channel family protein — MIDAVTGLLDGLSAWQATLVVVVLSLGAALLVEMVVIRGASRLVRRTDTEFDNITVRNVRWPLVVSVALAGIYVLTRTPAVVESTLVTAAQLDTFFGKPSLAIIIVAWAWALNNLVNESVEVVKEKGSRFDFAPVFSNVWTLVVAVGTVAALLRLYDIDITPLLGAAGVAGIAVGFAAKDTVANFFGGIALYFDDTYKLGDYIVLDSGEAGTVVAVGIRSTTLLTRDEVLVTVPNSALNAAKIVNESAPQRRRRIRVPIGVAYGTDVDDFEELVVEVAEAESLVLDSPKPRMRLRRFGDSALEYELLCWVASPTRRARATHELNRAIYKALAERGIEIPYPKRDLTVTNGMEAVDQTAAHQPPFDGEPEPVRSETDGGRD, encoded by the coding sequence CTGGATTGCTCGACGGGCTTTCGGCCTGGCAAGCGACGCTCGTCGTCGTCGTGCTCTCGCTGGGTGCGGCCCTCCTCGTCGAGATGGTCGTCATCCGCGGGGCGTCCCGGCTGGTGCGGCGGACGGACACGGAGTTCGACAACATCACCGTCCGAAACGTCCGGTGGCCGCTCGTCGTCTCGGTCGCGCTCGCGGGGATCTACGTCCTGACGCGGACGCCCGCGGTCGTCGAGAGCACGCTCGTCACCGCCGCGCAGTTGGACACGTTCTTCGGCAAGCCGTCGTTGGCCATCATCATCGTCGCCTGGGCGTGGGCGCTCAACAACCTGGTCAACGAGAGCGTCGAAGTGGTCAAAGAGAAGGGTAGTCGGTTCGACTTCGCCCCCGTCTTCTCGAACGTCTGGACGCTCGTGGTCGCGGTGGGGACCGTCGCCGCGCTCCTCCGCCTGTACGACATCGACATCACCCCACTCCTGGGCGCGGCGGGGGTCGCGGGAATCGCCGTCGGCTTCGCCGCGAAGGACACGGTCGCGAACTTCTTCGGCGGGATCGCCCTCTACTTCGACGACACCTACAAGCTCGGCGACTACATCGTGTTGGACTCCGGCGAGGCCGGCACGGTCGTCGCGGTCGGCATCCGGTCGACGACGCTCCTGACGCGCGACGAGGTGCTGGTGACGGTGCCGAACTCGGCGCTGAACGCCGCGAAGATCGTCAACGAGTCAGCCCCCCAGCGCCGCCGCCGCATCCGCGTCCCCATCGGGGTCGCATACGGCACCGACGTCGACGACTTCGAGGAGCTCGTCGTCGAGGTCGCCGAGGCGGAGTCGCTCGTGCTCGACTCGCCGAAGCCACGCATGCGGCTCCGTCGGTTCGGCGACAGCGCCCTGGAGTACGAGCTCCTCTGCTGGGTGGCGAGCCCGACCCGTCGCGCCCGCGCGACCCACGAGCTCAACCGGGCGATCTACAAGGCGCTCGCGGAACGCGGGATCGAGATCCCGTACCCCAAACGGGATCTCACGGTCACGAACGGGATGGAGGCGGTCGATCAGACGGCCGCGCATCAGCCCCCGTTCGACGGCGAGCCCGAACCGGTCCGGAGCGAGACCGACGGCGGCCGCGATTAG